A single window of Ignavibacteriota bacterium DNA harbors:
- a CDS encoding amino acid ABC transporter ATP-binding protein, producing the protein MTDNSSNGIILEAANVKKYFGEEYVLQGIELQAQKGEIISIIGRSGCGKTTFLRCINCLNIMSEGEIRIGEITLKSEEFNNEKVHDDAKKSSKDNYLKDSLQFITNDEIRSKVLKIRQNVGFLFQNLNLFPHLSVIENVILPLEKVLGYSYDRARAESEYLLDKVDMKMMAERNSSKISGGQAQRVAIARALAVNPDIMLYDEPTSALDPELVLDFIEIVRQLKKEGMTQIIVTHSLGLARNVSETIAYMDKGIIVEKGSPDDLFQNPKDERTKDYISKLLLN; encoded by the coding sequence ATGACTGATAATTCGAGCAATGGAATAATTTTAGAGGCTGCAAATGTGAAAAAATATTTCGGCGAAGAGTATGTTTTGCAAGGAATTGAACTTCAAGCCCAAAAGGGTGAGATAATATCAATTATTGGAAGGTCGGGTTGCGGTAAGACAACTTTTCTTCGTTGCATTAATTGTCTGAATATTATGAGTGAAGGAGAGATTCGTATAGGAGAAATTACTTTAAAAAGTGAAGAATTTAATAATGAGAAAGTCCATGACGATGCAAAAAAATCAAGTAAAGATAATTATCTGAAAGACTCTCTGCAATTTATTACAAATGATGAAATTCGTTCAAAAGTATTGAAAATCAGACAAAATGTTGGATTTTTATTTCAGAATCTAAATCTTTTTCCACATCTTTCAGTGATTGAAAATGTAATCCTTCCGCTAGAAAAGGTTTTGGGATATTCCTATGATAGAGCAAGGGCTGAAAGTGAATATTTACTCGACAAAGTTGATATGAAAATGATGGCTGAACGAAACTCTTCCAAAATATCAGGTGGTCAGGCTCAGAGGGTCGCCATAGCAAGGGCTTTAGCTGTAAATCCTGATATTATGCTCTATGACGAGCCAACTTCAGCATTAGACCCTGAGCTTGTTCTTGATTTTATAGAGATTGTAAGACAACTCAAAAAAGAAGGAATGACGCAAATTATTGTTACTCATTCACTTGGTTTGGCAAGGAATGTATCCGAAACAATTGCATATATGGATAAAGGTATAATTGTAGAAAAAGGTTCGCCAGATGATTTATTCCAAAATCCAAAAGATGAAAGAACTAAAGATTATATAAGCAAATTGCTATTAAATTGA
- a CDS encoding ABC transporter permease subunit (The N-terminal region of this protein, as described by TIGR01726, is a three transmembrane segment that identifies a subfamily of ABC transporter permease subunits, which specificities that include histidine, arginine, glutamine, glutamate, L-cystine (sic), the opines (in Agrobacterium) octopine and nopaline, etc.) produces MAIKLKRIIYILVLLITTSSLNAEKLKWAADAEGNAPYIFQDPLTPDHLMGFEVDFIDALSKLMNVTPEFIQNQWDGLIPGLYRGDYDIAVNGLEITEDRKSAIHFSKPYYVTYEQIVTLSKNPDYKSLIDLRNKKVGALKNSLAERILLSEPAIKTLTYEGEVNAFEDLKNGRLDAVLVDAPIALYYASWNSDMKLTGQPIGKVLYGAAFRLNDIELLSRVNNAIDLMIESGILREILERWNLWNPLMAEYTDDFEESETKHDKYDYYIQIQIKEISLEQRLVRYLTFMPMIARAALMTVQISVLSMILAIVLGLFIVIIRLYAPVPFSSLAIAFVEFMRGTPLLIQLFFIFYALPSIGIMLSPFLAAVLGLGLNYAAYEAENYRAGFNSVPRGQMEAALALGMKRRQALRFVILPQAFRIVLPPVTNDFISLLKDSSLVSVITLVELTKLYNQLSATYFDYIGTGILIAAVYLLLGLPFVKISRTLENRLLNRNN; encoded by the coding sequence ATTGCTATTAAATTGAAAAGAATAATCTACATATTAGTATTATTAATAACAACATCTTCCCTAAATGCAGAGAAGCTGAAATGGGCTGCTGATGCTGAAGGAAATGCTCCATATATTTTTCAGGACCCGCTTACTCCTGATCACCTCATGGGATTTGAAGTTGATTTTATTGATGCCCTTTCAAAATTAATGAATGTAACTCCTGAATTCATTCAAAATCAATGGGATGGTCTTATTCCCGGACTTTACCGGGGAGATTACGATATAGCTGTAAATGGGCTTGAAATTACAGAAGACAGAAAATCTGCAATACACTTTTCAAAACCATATTACGTAACTTATGAGCAGATAGTAACATTAAGCAAAAATCCCGATTATAAATCACTTATTGACTTGAGGAACAAAAAAGTAGGTGCTTTGAAAAACTCGCTTGCGGAAAGAATCCTTCTCTCAGAGCCTGCAATTAAAACACTTACTTATGAAGGTGAGGTCAATGCATTCGAAGATTTAAAGAACGGACGGCTTGACGCTGTACTTGTAGATGCTCCAATTGCTCTTTATTATGCTTCATGGAATTCTGATATGAAACTTACCGGACAACCAATCGGCAAAGTACTTTATGGAGCAGCATTCAGACTTAATGATATTGAGCTTTTAAGCAGAGTAAATAATGCTATTGATTTGATGATAGAAAGCGGTATTTTGAGAGAAATACTTGAAAGATGGAATCTTTGGAATCCACTGATGGCTGAATATACAGATGATTTTGAAGAATCGGAAACAAAACATGACAAGTATGATTATTATATACAGATACAAATCAAAGAAATCAGTTTAGAACAAAGACTCGTCCGCTATCTTACTTTTATGCCGATGATAGCAAGAGCGGCATTAATGACAGTTCAGATTTCAGTTCTTTCTATGATACTTGCGATTGTTTTGGGGCTTTTTATTGTAATTATCAGGCTTTATGCTCCGGTTCCTTTCAGCTCTCTGGCAATAGCTTTTGTGGAGTTTATGCGTGGTACACCTTTATTAATTCAACTATTTTTCATTTTTTATGCCTTGCCATCAATTGGAATAATGCTCTCACCTTTTCTTGCTGCTGTTTTGGGCTTGGGTTTAAATTATGCCGCTTACGAAGCCGAAAATTACAGAGCAGGTTTTAATTCAGTCCCAAGAGGACAAATGGAAGCCGCTCTTGCACTCGGAATGAAAAGGCGTCAGGCTTTGAGATTTGTAATTCTGCCTCAGGCATTCAGAATCGTTCTTCCTCCTGTAACCAATGATTTTATATCACTTCTCAAAGATTCTTCACTTGTTTCGGTTATTACGCTTGTAGAACTGACTAAGCTCTATAATCAGCTTTCAGCAACATATTTTGATTATATCGGAACAGGAATTCTGATTGCAGCGGTTTATTTATTGCTTGGATTGCCTTTTGTTAAGATATCACGCACTCTTGAAAACCGTCTGTTAAACAGAAACAACTGA
- the trpS gene encoding tryptophan--tRNA ligase has protein sequence MENPTDKRKVILSGVTPSGILTMGHLAGALTNWVKLQEQFDCYFMIADLHAITVRQNPADLRKRTLETAAMFIAVGIDPERSTLFIQSHVPEHAQLTWVLNTFTGMGECSRMTQFKDKSQQHSENINVGLFDYPVLMASDILLYQADLVPVGEDQKQHLELTRNLAQRFNHNYSDTFIVPDPYIPKVGARIMSLQTPEKKMSKSDSNQNSILFLTDSDEVIKNKIKRSVTDSGSEIKYSPEDKPGVSNLITLMHLATNQSIKEIEQNFQDKGYGDFKPAVADAVADYLKPIREKYNELMSDKDQLIDILKTGDETARRTASKTLRKVYKKVGFVQF, from the coding sequence ATGGAAAATCCAACAGATAAAAGAAAAGTCATACTTAGTGGTGTCACACCTTCAGGCATTCTTACAATGGGACATCTTGCCGGTGCACTTACAAATTGGGTAAAACTTCAGGAGCAATTCGATTGCTACTTCATGATCGCTGACCTTCATGCAATAACTGTTCGCCAAAATCCTGCCGACTTAAGAAAAAGAACTCTTGAAACTGCAGCTATGTTTATTGCTGTAGGTATTGATCCGGAAAGGAGCACCTTATTTATACAATCTCACGTTCCGGAACACGCTCAGCTTACATGGGTGCTCAATACTTTTACCGGTATGGGCGAATGTAGCCGTATGACTCAGTTTAAAGATAAATCCCAGCAACATTCAGAAAATATCAATGTCGGACTTTTCGATTATCCTGTTCTTATGGCTTCTGATATTTTGCTTTATCAGGCTGACCTTGTACCTGTGGGCGAAGATCAGAAGCAGCATCTTGAACTGACAAGAAATCTTGCTCAGCGTTTTAACCATAATTATTCAGATACTTTCATCGTCCCTGATCCATATATTCCTAAAGTCGGAGCCAGGATAATGAGTCTTCAGACTCCTGAGAAAAAAATGTCAAAGTCAGATTCAAACCAAAATTCGATTCTATTTCTTACTGACAGCGATGAAGTTATCAAAAATAAAATTAAGCGTTCGGTAACTGATTCAGGTTCTGAAATCAAGTACTCACCTGAAGACAAGCCCGGAGTTTCAAACCTGATTACACTTATGCACCTTGCTACAAACCAAAGTATTAAGGAAATTGAACAGAATTTTCAGGATAAAGGATACGGCGATTTCAAGCCTGCAGTGGCTGACGCTGTGGCTGATTATCTCAAACCAATAAGAGAAAAATATAATGAACTGATGAGTGACAAAGACCAGCTCATTGATATTTTAAAAACAGGCGACGAAACTGCCCGTCGCACAGCCTCGAAAACTCTCAGAAAGGTTTACAAAAAAGTCGGATTCGTTCAGTTTTAA
- a CDS encoding RNA pseudouridine synthase, with product MPHKTLESYGIDVIYEDERIIALNKPAGMLTLPDRFDRMAKSIVRILESVYPSIFVVHRIDKETSGLIIFAKDAEAHKFLNEQFMEHSLTKVYHAVVRGVFNHDELEIDIPIMANPNGKGGMVPSARGKYAITVVRPKEKFRLATLLECNLITGRQHQIRVHCSTTGYPLLIDEMYSGVKEFYLSSIKRKFNLQKNETEKPVINRLTLHSKYMKFIHPDGAEMKLESEYPKDFDVLIKLLRKYA from the coding sequence ATGCCTCATAAAACACTTGAAAGCTACGGAATAGATGTAATTTATGAAGACGAGAGAATTATCGCTCTGAACAAGCCTGCCGGAATGTTAACACTTCCCGATAGGTTTGACCGTATGGCGAAAAGTATAGTCAGAATTTTGGAATCTGTCTATCCCTCAATTTTTGTTGTGCATAGAATTGATAAGGAAACAAGCGGACTGATAATTTTCGCAAAGGATGCTGAAGCACATAAATTTCTCAATGAGCAGTTTATGGAACATTCTCTTACAAAAGTCTATCACGCGGTAGTTCGTGGTGTTTTCAATCATGATGAATTGGAAATTGACATTCCTATTATGGCAAATCCCAACGGAAAAGGTGGGATGGTTCCGTCAGCTCGCGGTAAATATGCTATAACTGTTGTTCGACCGAAAGAGAAATTTCGATTGGCTACTCTTTTAGAATGTAATCTTATTACTGGAAGGCAGCATCAAATCAGAGTTCACTGTAGTACAACAGGCTATCCTTTGCTCATTGATGAAATGTATTCTGGTGTCAAGGAATTTTATCTCTCTTCAATTAAGAGAAAATTCAATTTGCAAAAGAATGAAACAGAAAAGCCTGTCATAAACAGGCTTACTCTACATTCTAAGTATATGAAATTTATCCATCCCGATGGTGCGGAAATGAAACTTGAATCTGAATATCCAAAGGATTTCGATGTATTAATTAAATTGCTTCGCAAATACGCCTGA
- a CDS encoding bifunctional 5,10-methylenetetrahydrofolate dehydrogenase/5,10-methenyltetrahydrofolate cyclohydrolase has product MSNIIDGSAVAAQIRSELKVKSEILFSEKGIKPGLALLLVGNNPASEIYVNMKFKACGEIGFHSIIERLPDSASEEEVLGIIFNWNHNPEIHGILVQLPLPKQINEFKVLNSISPDKDVDGFHPVNAGKLMLGLPGFVPCTPAGIMELFKRYEINLKGKHAVVIGRSNIVGKPIANLMLQKSPNANAVVTLCHSAAPDLSVFTKQADILVAAIGVAEFIKGDMVKEGVVVIDVGINRVDDPSKPKGYKVVGDVEFETVAPKSHLITPVPKGVGPMTIAMLMSNTYDSAIGRYAS; this is encoded by the coding sequence ATGTCAAATATCATTGATGGTAGTGCAGTAGCCGCCCAAATAAGGTCGGAACTTAAAGTAAAATCGGAAATACTTTTCTCCGAAAAAGGCATCAAGCCCGGATTGGCTCTATTGCTGGTTGGCAATAATCCGGCATCGGAAATTTATGTTAATATGAAATTCAAGGCTTGTGGCGAAATTGGCTTTCATTCAATTATTGAGCGATTGCCTGATTCAGCAAGTGAAGAAGAGGTGCTTGGGATAATTTTCAATTGGAATCATAACCCTGAAATTCATGGGATTTTAGTTCAGCTCCCACTTCCAAAACAGATTAACGAATTTAAAGTCTTAAATTCAATTTCACCGGATAAAGATGTTGATGGTTTCCATCCTGTTAATGCCGGCAAACTTATGCTCGGTCTTCCGGGATTTGTTCCATGCACACCGGCAGGTATTATGGAATTATTCAAAAGATATGAAATAAATCTCAAAGGAAAACACGCTGTAGTAATCGGAAGAAGTAATATTGTCGGCAAACCAATAGCAAATCTGATGCTTCAGAAATCTCCAAATGCTAATGCTGTTGTTACTCTTTGCCATTCTGCTGCTCCGGATTTAAGTGTGTTTACTAAACAGGCAGACATTTTGGTTGCTGCTATCGGAGTTGCTGAGTTTATCAAAGGTGATATGGTCAAAGAAGGTGTTGTTGTCATTGATGTCGGTATAAACCGTGTTGATGACCCAAGCAAGCCTAAGGGCTATAAAGTGGTTGGTGATGTAGAATTTGAAACAGTTGCTCCAAAATCGCACTTAATAACTCCTGTACCAAAAGGAGTAGGACCTATGACAATTGCAATGCTTATGTCAAATACTTACGATTCAGCCATAGGACGTTATGCCTCATAA
- a CDS encoding NAD(P)/FAD-dependent oxidoreductase — MQTSIPRVVIIGGGFGGIQAAKSLSKSKVQVYLIDKNNHHLFQPLLYQVASSALSPGEIAVPIRSVLSKYKNVNIIMNEVLSIDTIKRKVIMISGSLEYDYLIVAPGSRHSYFGNDEWENYAPGLKSLSDALKIRENILYSFELAERYYHTSKAHKYLTFVIVGGGPTGVEMAGAIAEIARNTMLRDFPIIKKSDIRVILVESGENLLASYPNELSNYTKSALQSIGVEVLNGVRINKVAEDYVMAGDKKIETNNIIWAAGNSASPILKTLGVELDRSGRVIVEPDLSITGNDRVFLIGDAAKHINPDGKETPGIAPAAIQQAKYVAAIISKSLAKKERKPFTYFDKGSMATIGKAKAVAMVGSLKFKGLFAWLMWSFIHVFFLIDFRNRFRVMIEWIWYYVTNRPGARLIVYSKKPDNQNPLVN; from the coding sequence ATGCAGACTTCAATTCCAAGAGTTGTTATCATCGGTGGTGGTTTCGGGGGGATTCAAGCGGCAAAAAGTCTTAGTAAAAGTAAAGTTCAGGTTTATTTGATAGATAAGAATAATCACCATTTATTTCAGCCATTATTATATCAGGTAGCTTCATCGGCTTTATCCCCGGGTGAAATTGCTGTGCCAATCCGCTCTGTTTTGAGTAAATATAAAAATGTGAATATTATTATGAATGAGGTATTGTCAATTGATACCATCAAGCGAAAAGTAATTATGATTAGTGGCAGTTTGGAGTATGATTATCTGATAGTTGCTCCCGGCTCAAGACATTCATATTTTGGTAATGATGAATGGGAAAACTACGCTCCGGGGTTAAAAAGTCTGAGTGATGCACTTAAAATCAGAGAAAATATACTATATTCATTTGAACTTGCTGAAAGGTATTATCATACTTCTAAGGCACACAAATATCTGACTTTTGTAATTGTTGGCGGAGGTCCTACAGGCGTGGAAATGGCAGGTGCAATTGCCGAAATAGCACGGAATACTATGCTTCGTGATTTTCCAATTATTAAAAAAAGTGATATAAGGGTTATACTTGTTGAATCAGGTGAGAATTTACTTGCATCTTATCCTAACGAGCTTTCCAATTACACTAAGTCTGCATTGCAATCAATTGGGGTTGAAGTTTTAAACGGAGTTCGAATAAATAAAGTTGCTGAAGATTATGTCATGGCTGGAGACAAGAAAATTGAAACTAACAATATAATCTGGGCAGCCGGAAATTCAGCTTCACCAATACTTAAAACCTTGGGTGTGGAGCTTGACCGCTCCGGCAGAGTTATCGTTGAACCGGATTTATCAATAACCGGAAATGACAGGGTCTTTTTAATTGGCGATGCAGCAAAACATATTAATCCCGATGGAAAGGAAACTCCGGGTATAGCACCTGCTGCTATTCAACAAGCAAAGTATGTTGCAGCAATCATCTCAAAATCTTTAGCCAAAAAAGAACGAAAGCCGTTCACATATTTTGACAAGGGTAGTATGGCAACCATAGGTAAAGCAAAAGCCGTTGCAATGGTTGGATCACTGAAATTTAAGGGGCTCTTTGCATGGCTGATGTGGTCATTCATACATGTATTTTTTCTAATTGACTTTAGAAATCGTTTTCGCGTTATGATTGAGTGGATTTGGTATTATGTCACAAACCGTCCGGGAGCAAGATTGATAGTTTACAGTAAAAAGCCGGATAATCAAAATCCTTTAGTAAATTAA
- a CDS encoding T9SS type A sorting domain-containing protein, translating to MKNIIIFIIFIFCFCKSVMNSQELSAVLTNSKGEVFKTYNSGKNWTQVLPDNLTAVLTRSNGEKIITENTGKSWKLLRESTTDIGYPISLSPNPAYEKITIELPAISKNSEIIIVSLLGKIMCRLSTNNSSTMMLDVKHYPDGIYFVKIMQDNNLLGLNRFIKSR from the coding sequence ATGAAAAATATAATTATTTTTATCATATTTATATTCTGCTTTTGTAAATCTGTAATGAATAGTCAGGAATTAAGCGCTGTTCTTACAAATTCAAAAGGAGAAGTTTTCAAGACGTATAATTCAGGAAAAAACTGGACTCAAGTTTTACCTGATAATTTAACTGCTGTACTAACGCGATCTAACGGAGAGAAAATTATTACTGAAAATACCGGTAAAAGTTGGAAACTTCTTAGGGAATCAACAACTGACATAGGTTATCCAATTTCTCTTTCTCCAAATCCAGCTTATGAAAAAATCACGATTGAACTACCGGCTATTTCTAAAAATTCTGAAATTATCATAGTCAGCCTACTTGGAAAGATAATGTGCAGATTGTCAACGAACAATTCTTCAACAATGATGTTGGATGTTAAACATTACCCTGATGGTATTTATTTTGTTAAAATCATGCAGGACAATAATTTACTTGGTTTAAATAGATTTATTAAGTCAAGATAA